A stretch of the Vicia villosa cultivar HV-30 ecotype Madison, WI unplaced genomic scaffold, Vvil1.0 ctg.000283F_1_1, whole genome shotgun sequence genome encodes the following:
- the LOC131626376 gene encoding uncharacterized protein LOC131626376 has protein sequence MGGCFSSRSPSASKKICLVHLSGYVEDFEQPISVNQVITTRNPPTHFVCTSLQLLSSCSKPLKGDTQLQPGNVYFMLPYSILQADVSPVDLASLAKRLTAKAKSSKYEGKKSLKGIPLSNQDGLNSIWSSPSMSPGRVTGVDQFGMAYGGRSTCRGRLWRPLLDTIREKSFNRSSESDLKENQ, from the coding sequence ATGGGAGGGTGTTTTTCTTCAAGATCACCTTcagcatcaaagaaaatttgtttGGTTCATCTAAGTGGCTATGTAGAGGATTTCGAGCAACCGATTTCGGTTAACCAAGTAATCACTACTAGAAATCCACCAACTCATTTTGTTTGTACCTCTCTTCAACTTCTTTCATCTTGTTCTAAACCATTGAAAGGAGATACACAGCTTCAACCAGGAAATGTGTATTTCATGTTGCCTTACTCAATTCTACAAGCTGATGTTTCGCCCGTGGACTTGGCTTCGCTAGCGAAAAGGCTCACCGCGAAGGCGAAGAGTAGTAAGTATGAAGGTAAAAAGTCATTGAAAGGTATTCCTTTGTCAAACCAAGATGGTTTGAATAGTATTTGGAGTTCACCATCGATGAGCCCCGGGAGAGTCACGGGGGTTGATCAATTCGGTATGGCGTATGGTGGACGGAGCACATGTAGAGGGCGGTTATGGAGACCGCTGTTGGATACTATTAGAGAGAAGTCGTTTAATAGGAGTAGTGAATCAGATttgaaagaaaatcaatga
- the LOC131626375 gene encoding oxysterol-binding protein-related protein 4B-like isoform X2 codes for MEIANSIVLTKPFTLKSDSDSEENYSAPNLLQRILSLLKNVRPGADLTRFQLPPLFNFPKSQLQCYGESVYSTSSDLLNKCNTGLTPIERLISVITCSISTTRPPIFGLAPYNPVLGETHHVSKGNLNVLVEHVAHHPAVSALHATDQKENIEMIWCHYPVAKFNGTSVEVRVHGKRKLKLLNHGETYEMNSPNLFIRVLPVPGIDWVGNVNIRCVETGLAAELCYISQSFFGFGGSRRVIKGKIIDSLKSKILYKVNGHWDSTVKLKDTNSGEERVIYDAKEVISRLQTPTVKDAESVWQTESALIWSKVSQAVLNKDWEKARELKKFVEEKQREELRERESKGETWVPKHFIMSQSKEGDWDCIPIRKLVPPSPIVTL; via the exons ATG GAAATTGCAAATAGCATTGTGTTAACGAAGCCATTCACGTTAAAAAGCGATTCTGATTCAGAGGAAAATTACAGTGCTCCTAATCTTTTACAGCGTATATTAAGCCTTCTTAAGAATGTGCGGCCAGGAGCTGATCTCACACGTTTCCAG CTTCCTCCATTATTCAATTTCCCAAAGTCACAACTTCAATGCTATGGTGAATCAGTATACTCCACATCTTCAGATTTACTAAACAAATGCAACACTGGCCTAACTCCAATTGAAAGACTCATATCTGTCATAACATGCAGCATATCAACCACGCGTCCTCCGATATTCGGCCTCGCTCCTTACAATCCCGTCCTCGGCGAGACTCATCATGTTTCCAAGGGAAACCTCAATGTCCTAGTAGAACACGTTGCACACCATCCTGCTGTTTCGGCTCTCCATGCAACCGATCAGAaggaaaacatcgaaatgatatGGTGTCACTATCCTGTCGCGAAGTTTAATGGTACTTCGGTGGAGGTTCGCGTGCACGGGAAGAGGAAACTGAAGCTTCTTAATCATGGAGAGACGTATGAGATGAATTCTCCGAATTTGTTTATAAGGGTTCTTCCGGTTCCGGGAATTGATTGGGTTGGGAATGTGAATATCAGGTGTGTGGAAACAGGTCTTGCGGCGGAGTTGTGTTATATAAGTCAATCTTTCTTTGGATTTGGTGGAAGTAGAAGAGTCATAAAAGGGAAGATTATTGATTCATTGAAATCTAAGATTCTATATAAAGTTAATGGACATTGGGATAG TACTGTAAAATTAAAGGATACAAATAGCGGAGAAGAAAGAGTGATATATGATGCTAAAGAAGTCATTTCAAGACTTCAAACTCCTACCGTTAAGGATGCAGAG AGTGTGTGGCAAACTGAATCAGCTCTGATATGGAGTAAAGTGAGCCAAGCTGTCTTAAACAAAGACTGGGAAAAAGCAAGAGAATTAAAGAAATTTGTGGAAGAAAAACAAAGGGAGGAATTAAGAGAAAGAGAGTCCAAAGGAGAAACTTGGGTTCCTAAACATTTCATAATGTCTCAAAGCAAAGAAGGGGATTGGGACTGTATACCTATTCGAAAGTTGGTCCCACCCTCTCCTATTGTTACATTGTAA
- the LOC131626375 gene encoding oxysterol-binding protein-related protein 4B-like isoform X1 yields MNPVLSLSKEIANSIVLTKPFTLKSDSDSEENYSAPNLLQRILSLLKNVRPGADLTRFQLPPLFNFPKSQLQCYGESVYSTSSDLLNKCNTGLTPIERLISVITCSISTTRPPIFGLAPYNPVLGETHHVSKGNLNVLVEHVAHHPAVSALHATDQKENIEMIWCHYPVAKFNGTSVEVRVHGKRKLKLLNHGETYEMNSPNLFIRVLPVPGIDWVGNVNIRCVETGLAAELCYISQSFFGFGGSRRVIKGKIIDSLKSKILYKVNGHWDSTVKLKDTNSGEERVIYDAKEVISRLQTPTVKDAESVWQTESALIWSKVSQAVLNKDWEKARELKKFVEEKQREELRERESKGETWVPKHFIMSQSKEGDWDCIPIRKLVPPSPIVTL; encoded by the exons ATGAATCCTGTTTTATCATTATCAAAG GAAATTGCAAATAGCATTGTGTTAACGAAGCCATTCACGTTAAAAAGCGATTCTGATTCAGAGGAAAATTACAGTGCTCCTAATCTTTTACAGCGTATATTAAGCCTTCTTAAGAATGTGCGGCCAGGAGCTGATCTCACACGTTTCCAG CTTCCTCCATTATTCAATTTCCCAAAGTCACAACTTCAATGCTATGGTGAATCAGTATACTCCACATCTTCAGATTTACTAAACAAATGCAACACTGGCCTAACTCCAATTGAAAGACTCATATCTGTCATAACATGCAGCATATCAACCACGCGTCCTCCGATATTCGGCCTCGCTCCTTACAATCCCGTCCTCGGCGAGACTCATCATGTTTCCAAGGGAAACCTCAATGTCCTAGTAGAACACGTTGCACACCATCCTGCTGTTTCGGCTCTCCATGCAACCGATCAGAaggaaaacatcgaaatgatatGGTGTCACTATCCTGTCGCGAAGTTTAATGGTACTTCGGTGGAGGTTCGCGTGCACGGGAAGAGGAAACTGAAGCTTCTTAATCATGGAGAGACGTATGAGATGAATTCTCCGAATTTGTTTATAAGGGTTCTTCCGGTTCCGGGAATTGATTGGGTTGGGAATGTGAATATCAGGTGTGTGGAAACAGGTCTTGCGGCGGAGTTGTGTTATATAAGTCAATCTTTCTTTGGATTTGGTGGAAGTAGAAGAGTCATAAAAGGGAAGATTATTGATTCATTGAAATCTAAGATTCTATATAAAGTTAATGGACATTGGGATAG TACTGTAAAATTAAAGGATACAAATAGCGGAGAAGAAAGAGTGATATATGATGCTAAAGAAGTCATTTCAAGACTTCAAACTCCTACCGTTAAGGATGCAGAG AGTGTGTGGCAAACTGAATCAGCTCTGATATGGAGTAAAGTGAGCCAAGCTGTCTTAAACAAAGACTGGGAAAAAGCAAGAGAATTAAAGAAATTTGTGGAAGAAAAACAAAGGGAGGAATTAAGAGAAAGAGAGTCCAAAGGAGAAACTTGGGTTCCTAAACATTTCATAATGTCTCAAAGCAAAGAAGGGGATTGGGACTGTATACCTATTCGAAAGTTGGTCCCACCCTCTCCTATTGTTACATTGTAA